GGGGCCGGAAAAGGACCCCTACGCCGGCCTCCTCCTCGGGGCTCTTGCCCCCCCCCCCCCCCCCAAGTTCTACTGCCAAATAAAGCAAAAAAGCTCGCCGGACAGCCAATTGCGTGATGCAACACACCACGTAAATCGTCCATATTACACCCCATAATTGACGTTAATTCAATAAAAACAGGCACTAACGCCATGAGGCCCATCCTTCGAAAAAAATGAAAGCCTTTAACTTTTCTCTTGACATTAATACCTCTCATATTTATTATTGTATTGAGTCTTAAGGAGAACGGAAAGATGAACCAAGGGCGGTTCGAAATCAAACGCAGGTTTATGGGCCGAACCGCATGCGGAAAAGTCGGACAAGACAACGGGAGCAGGACAATGAGGAACCGGGCAATAAAGGATGAGAATCAAAAGGTCAATGGCCTGGGCAACGAAGGGGGATCGCTACCGGTTAAACAACACGGAGTTGGCTGGACCGGGCGGGTTGCCAAGGCGTTCAATCCAGAACAGAGAGCTCCATCGGATGTCTGCGCAAGCAGCGGAGTCGGCTGGACGGGTCTGACGGGCGTCGACCAAGTCCACCTGCCTCGGTTAATGATCAGGGCGCTGTGGGTCTACGACCTGGACAGGCCGGAGACTTTGCCGTCTCTCGGACTGCAGCACCTGATTTCCCAGATTGACGACTGAGGCCGATCGGAGCAAGTTGGGTAACGGATAGGGGGATCGGATGTCATTCAAAGAGCTGCCCCAGGCTTCCCGGCTCTACGTAATTCTGCTGATCACGGCAGGTGTCGTAGCCCTGGGATATTCGTTCAAACTGCCGTTGTCGCGGGAGTTGGACTTCGCCTTTGCCGTGTATCTTGGCCTGGCGATCATCACCTCGCGGATGACCGTCAAGGTGCCGTTTTCCAACGTTCACTTCTCGATCGACACGGCGTTCGTGTTCGCGATCATCATGCTCTACGGCATGCTGCCGGCGATCTTCGCCGACGCCATCGGCAAGTTCGTGTTGAGCATCACCAACACCAGCCCGCGCACGCGATTCAAGATCCCGTTCAACGTCGCCTCCGGCGTCCTGGCGGTTTTCGGGGCCTCCTACGTCTATACGCTGTTGTTGGGCAGCGGCGGCAACGCCACGCTTTCCGATCAAATTCTGCCGATCGTTGCGATGGTCACGGTCTACTACCTGGTCAATACCACGACCGTTGCCACGGGCATCTGCATCACCGAGCCGCAAAACCTGCTGAGGTTCTGGCTCAAGAACTTTCTGCAAACCAGTATCGGCTTCTATACCGCGGGCTCGATCGCAGCGCTGCTGTTCATCCTGGACACCCAGGCCAGCGCGCTGGGTTTCCTGGTGACGATCCCGATCATCGGCCTGACCTACTTCAGCCAGCAGATCTACCTGCAGAAGGAAGAGGAGTCGCACTCGCACATCTCCGAGCTTGAGGACCTGCACATGTCGACGGTCCGCGCCCTGGCGCTGGCCACAGACGCCAAGGACGCCTACACCCACGGCCACGTGCACCGCGTGCAGGCCTACGCCGTGAGCCTGGCGCGCAAGCTCGGGATCGAGGAAGAGGCCACGATCAAGGGCATCAGCTTCGCGGCCCAGGTCCACGACATCGGCAAGATCGCGATCCCCGACGCGATCCTCAACAAGCCGGGCAAGTACTCGGAGTCCGAGTTCCAGATCATGAAGTCGCACCCGATCATCGGCGCCGAGATGCTCAAGGGCATTCCGCTGCCGTTCCCGGTGAGCAAGATCGTGCGCCACCACCACGAGAAATGGAACGGGCGCGGATACCCCGACGGCCTGGCCGGCCAGGAGATCCCTTTCGAGAGCCGGATCCTGACCGTGGTCGACGTCTACGACGCCATCCGTTCCAGCCGGCCCTACCGGCCGAAGATGGAGAAGGAGAAGGCGATCGCGATCATGCGCAAGGAGAAGGGCTTTACGCTCGATCCGAGCATCACCGACGTTTTCCTCGAACACCTCGACGAACTCGAGCACGACGTCGAGATCAGCCACAACGATCTGATGGACATCCTGCGCTCGAACAACATCGTCATCGACTACGACGAATCCCACGAAGCGGGGATGAAACGGCGCATGGCTTACGCCGATCGGGAGCGCGAGCTGTTCGACGGCTTCTCCAAGATCTTCGCCAGCGAGTCCGACGCCGGCTCGACCCTGGAGATGCTCTCGGGGTTCATCTCCAACGTGGTGCCGCATTCGACGTTCCTGGTCTACGTGCCCGACGAGGACGGCATGCAGCTGCGGCCGCTGATCGTCAGCGGCAAGGACGACGACGACATGCGCCACAACGTGATCAGCATCAGCGCGAGCACCAGCGGCTGGGTCTTCTCCAACGAGAAGCCCACGGTCTGTAGGCCTAACGATGCCGAGTTCGCCAACTCGGTCAGCGGCAAGGCCGCCTACCAGTCGTGTCTTTCGCTGCCGATCATCTTCCTGGGCAAGTCGATCGGTGTGATCACCCTCTACTCGTTCTTCGAGAGCGCCTTCGCGGCAGAGGACCAGGACCTGCTGTTCCGCTTCAGCCCGTTCATCGGCTCGCAGCTCAAGAGCCTGATCGACCGTTACAGCAGCGAGTCCGACGGGTCCGCGTCACCAGCCAAATCCAAGGTGGTCAACATGCCGGTGCTGGGCAAACGCAAGGACTAAAAACCCTGATCGCAACCAACGGCGGCGGCCTGGATCGGGTCGCTGCTGCTGTTTTCAATCGATGCTGCCGAGGATCGTACTTACCGCTGGGTGCCGAATCGCTCGCGTGGCGTGCCGGGGCCGTTGATGGAAACGACTATCGTGTCAGGACAGAGCAATCGACGATCAGCGGGCTGTCCGGGTTGCGGTAGAGGCCCCAGCAGTAATCCATGAACAGGCCCAGCACGTAGGTATGGAACCAGGCCTCCACGGTCTGGTCTTCCAATCGCCTGCTGGTGGGTGGAAAGACCTCCAGCTGCTGATCCTCGGGAACGGAATCATCCCACGGGTCCCAGTTTTCAAAGTCTTGATACTGGGTGATCGAGCGGAAGGCATAGGCCTGGATTAGGCGCACTTCGTCGTTGGTCAGGTAGTAGCCGGCGGTGGCCGACTGCAATAGATTGACCGCTATATCCCGAAAATAATTGTCAGGCTCGACGTCGATCAGCGACAGGTCGAGGGTCATATCGCGTTCAAAGCGTTTTTCGAGCCCATCGAGCCCCTTAAGCGCCAGGTCATTGTGGCCGCTGTGCAGGGCCAGGGCGATGTTGGCGATGTGAAGCGAGCGCATGATGTGGGCGTTGGGCGGGTTGTTGATAATCGCGCCCAGCTCGTAGATGCCGGGGCCGTCGAGGGAATCGCAGTCGTTGTTCAGCGGGTCGCCGTAGGCCAGTAGAGCGCTGGCGCATTTGGCATTGCACTCCGCGTCGGGTACCAGCCAATCCCAGGCAGTGAACGAGACGATGTCGCCGATCCGCGCCTCCTCGGGCTCGGGGTCGATCCCCGGTCGATAGGCGTTGCCCTGGCTGTCCTTGGAGCGGATCAGGTAGGCGTTGTCCACGATGTCCCGGGCGAACAGCCGCAGCAGGTCGCGCGTCTCGCCGCAGGTCTGACGCACTTGGGGGTCTGCCGCGTGCTGCGCGGCATGATCGATGGAGACCGCGGTCTTGAACAAGTAGCCCAGGCCGTCTTTGGACCGGGTGTTGGTGACCCAAACCTCGCCCCAGTAGGGATTGTCCGTATAGCGAAAACGCGAGCAGTTCCAGCGGTCGTAGGGGTGGAACCAGTTGGAGTAGTCCACGTATTTCTTGCGGCCGTCGTGGGTGGTGTAGCCGTGGTTGAAGGCCGCCACGTTGCGCGCCATCAGGTGTTGCAGCGGGTCGGATTCGTCGTGGACCATCCCGAGCATCGTCGAGCTGATCCCGGCGCAGAACTGCTGCGTCAGCTCGCCCAGCAGCGGATCGCCGCTTGCCAAGTACCAGCCGATGGCCGAAGAGAGCAACAGCGAGTTGGACTTGAGGATGTTGTGCCCGCCGTGTTCC
Above is a genomic segment from Candidatus Alcyoniella australis containing:
- a CDS encoding HD domain-containing phosphohydrolase encodes the protein MSFKELPQASRLYVILLITAGVVALGYSFKLPLSRELDFAFAVYLGLAIITSRMTVKVPFSNVHFSIDTAFVFAIIMLYGMLPAIFADAIGKFVLSITNTSPRTRFKIPFNVASGVLAVFGASYVYTLLLGSGGNATLSDQILPIVAMVTVYYLVNTTTVATGICITEPQNLLRFWLKNFLQTSIGFYTAGSIAALLFILDTQASALGFLVTIPIIGLTYFSQQIYLQKEEESHSHISELEDLHMSTVRALALATDAKDAYTHGHVHRVQAYAVSLARKLGIEEEATIKGISFAAQVHDIGKIAIPDAILNKPGKYSESEFQIMKSHPIIGAEMLKGIPLPFPVSKIVRHHHEKWNGRGYPDGLAGQEIPFESRILTVVDVYDAIRSSRPYRPKMEKEKAIAIMRKEKGFTLDPSITDVFLEHLDELEHDVEISHNDLMDILRSNNIVIDYDESHEAGMKRRMAYADRERELFDGFSKIFASESDAGSTLEMLSGFISNVVPHSTFLVYVPDEDGMQLRPLIVSGKDDDDMRHNVISISASTSGWVFSNEKPTVCRPNDAEFANSVSGKAAYQSCLSLPIIFLGKSIGVITLYSFFESAFAAEDQDLLFRFSPFIGSQLKSLIDRYSSESDGSASPAKSKVVNMPVLGKRKD